The following are encoded together in the Halopseudomonas salegens genome:
- the folK gene encoding 2-amino-4-hydroxy-6-hydroxymethyldihydropteridine diphosphokinase translates to MPRCYIGLGSNQANPERQLQQAFNALAMLTQSELVARSSLYRSAPMGPQEQPDYVNAVACLDTALAPLALLDQLQAIEQLHGRERKAERWGPRTLDLDLLLYDQLSIDLPRLTVPHYGLQYRDFVLQPLAELEPEMVLPNGCRVAELLQQCQSHGLQRLNPPEP, encoded by the coding sequence ATGCCGCGCTGCTATATCGGCCTTGGCAGCAATCAGGCCAACCCCGAGAGGCAACTGCAGCAGGCATTCAACGCCCTGGCCATGCTGACACAAAGCGAACTGGTCGCCCGTTCGAGCCTGTATCGGAGTGCCCCCATGGGTCCGCAAGAGCAACCCGACTACGTCAATGCTGTCGCCTGTCTGGATACAGCGCTGGCGCCGCTGGCATTGCTGGATCAGTTGCAGGCCATAGAACAGCTGCATGGCCGCGAACGCAAGGCCGAGCGTTGGGGGCCGCGGACACTGGATCTGGACTTGCTGCTGTACGACCAACTGAGCATCGACCTACCCCGCCTTACAGTGCCACACTATGGCCTGCAATATCGCGATTTCGTCCTGCAACCCCTGGCCGAGCTGGAGCCGGAAATGGTACTACCCAACGGCTGTCGAGTTGCCGAGCTATTGCAACAATGCCAAAGCCATGGCTTGCAGCGGCTGAATCCGCCCGAGCCATGA